One Synechococcales cyanobacterium T60_A2020_003 genomic region harbors:
- a CDS encoding cobalamin biosynthesis protein — MELAQISVLAIAALLDFLIGDPWNWLHPVQVIGAWIGFYSRIVLKRLTTPRSLKFAGVILGLVTIVGTGAIAWGTRAIAYALHPVLGVGVESVMLASCFAGRSLRSAAEEVLNALDPKNLDAARSRLSRYVGRDTESLSEPEILRAVLETVTENATDGVMAPLFYAIVGAFLPMGSAPLALAYKAASTLDSMVGYKDPPYTDLGWFSARFEDYLTWIPCRLTVLTVALLSGTPQRVLRLCVRDAPKDPSPNAGWSECAYAAALGVQMGGVNTYRGVIKEKPLLGDPIVPLTRDRVQQAIALTRWSFLLWLGGAIVGCFWINKVTHTRF, encoded by the coding sequence ATGGAACTAGCGCAGATTTCAGTGCTGGCGATCGCCGCTCTGTTGGATTTCCTCATTGGCGACCCGTGGAACTGGCTCCATCCGGTGCAGGTGATTGGGGCATGGATTGGGTTCTATAGCCGCATTGTTTTGAAACGGTTGACTACGCCGCGATCGCTCAAGTTTGCTGGAGTGATCCTCGGTTTGGTGACGATTGTAGGAACGGGAGCGATCGCCTGGGGAACTCGAGCAATCGCCTATGCCCTTCATCCGGTTCTGGGAGTCGGTGTCGAAAGTGTGATGTTGGCCAGTTGCTTTGCCGGACGGAGTTTGCGTTCTGCGGCGGAAGAGGTGCTCAATGCCCTTGATCCTAAAAATCTTGATGCGGCGCGATCGCGTCTGAGCCGTTACGTAGGCCGGGATACCGAATCGCTTTCGGAACCGGAGATTTTGAGGGCAGTCCTGGAAACGGTCACCGAGAATGCCACCGATGGCGTCATGGCTCCGCTGTTCTACGCGATTGTTGGTGCATTTTTACCCATGGGATCAGCTCCCCTAGCGCTGGCCTACAAAGCTGCGAGTACCTTAGATTCAATGGTGGGCTACAAGGACCCCCCCTATACGGATTTAGGCTGGTTCAGCGCTCGGTTTGAAGATTACCTAACCTGGATTCCCTGTCGGCTGACGGTTCTGACGGTTGCGTTGTTGTCAGGGACGCCTCAAAGGGTTTTGCGGCTCTGTGTTCGAGACGCACCCAAAGACCCCAGCCCCAATGCCGGATGGAGCGAGTGTGCCTACGCGGCTGCGTTGGGTGTGCAGATGGGTGGCGTCAATACCTATCGGGGAGTAATCAAAGAGAAACCGCTGCTCGGTGATCCGATCGTTCCGCTTACCCGCGATCGCGTTCAGCAGGCGATCGCCCTGACTCGTTGGAGCTTCCTGCTATGGCTTGGAGGGGCTATCGTTGGCTGTTTTTGGATCAATAAGGTGACTCATACCCGTTTTTGA